The proteins below come from a single Micromonospora citrea genomic window:
- a CDS encoding flavin reductase family protein gives MRPLWRCRACGAPWPCQPARLALLARYRSDRPALMIYLGTLLTEAAGQLAQLNGHTPPADLHDRFLGWARARVPGDGRAGKCTRHDAVQARRGGVGGTMFHVNHEPGVEIHHTDPFAVPAGQRSPVRRLRGRLASPVTLWTAPGPAGLTVSSTLVAEGEPDRLLGLVDPESDLWAAVESAGRFAVAPLNPSHRQLADRFAGLFPSPGGLFATGAWTETPYGPVPADAGGWAGCRLDAAREYGWGLLVEATIEAVELAEETDPLLHYRGRYRELT, from the coding sequence ATGCGACCGCTCTGGCGGTGCCGAGCCTGCGGCGCACCCTGGCCGTGCCAGCCGGCCCGGCTCGCGCTGCTGGCGCGGTACCGGTCGGACCGCCCGGCGCTGATGATCTACCTCGGCACGTTGCTGACCGAGGCGGCCGGGCAGCTCGCCCAGCTCAACGGGCACACCCCGCCGGCCGACCTGCACGACCGCTTCCTCGGCTGGGCGCGTGCCCGGGTGCCCGGGGACGGACGGGCCGGGAAGTGCACCCGCCACGACGCGGTCCAGGCCCGCCGGGGTGGGGTGGGCGGCACAATGTTTCACGTGAATCATGAGCCGGGCGTCGAGATCCACCACACCGACCCGTTCGCCGTGCCCGCCGGGCAGCGCTCCCCCGTACGCCGGCTGCGGGGCCGGCTGGCGTCGCCGGTGACGCTCTGGACGGCGCCCGGGCCGGCGGGCCTCACCGTGTCGTCGACGCTGGTCGCGGAGGGCGAGCCGGACCGGCTGCTCGGCCTGGTCGACCCGGAGTCGGACCTGTGGGCGGCGGTGGAGTCGGCCGGCCGCTTCGCGGTGGCCCCGCTGAACCCGTCGCACCGGCAGCTCGCGGACCGGTTCGCCGGCCTCTTCCCGTCACCCGGCGGCCTCTTCGCCACCGGCGCGTGGACCGAGACGCCCTACGGCCCGGTGCCGGCCGACGCGGGCGGCTGGGCGGGGTGCCGGCTCGACGCCGCCCGCGAGTACGGCTGGGGCCTGCTGGTGGAGGCCACCATCGAGGCCGTCGAGCTGGCGGAGGAGACGGACCCGCTGCTGCACTACCGGGGCCGCTACCGCGAGCTGACCTGA
- a CDS encoding solute symporter family protein translates to MNTVLAAEAGDTTARNLTITLFLVFVAVTLAITIWASRQTKTATDFYAGGRSFSGFQNGMAIGGDYMSAASFLGIAGIIALYGYDGFLYSIGFLVAWLVALLLVAELLRNSGRYTMADVLAFRMRQRPVRTAAAVSTITVSVFYLLAQMVGAGALVALLLGIKPGTTFLGMDADTAKVATIIMVGALMIIYVTVGGMKGTTYVQIVKAFLLMGGALVMTLLVLAKYKFNLSSLLGDAASASGKGSAFLEPGLRYGVEVAGNPTQTFYNKMDLLSLGIALVLGTAGLPHILIRFYTVPTAKAARKSVLWAIGIIGTFYLLTLALGFGAAALVGSEAITAQDKAGNTAAPQLAEALGVDFLGGDLGGATLLAIIAAVAFATILAVVAGLTLASSSSLAHDFYANVIKNGSASERQEVRVARVSALVIGAISIVLSIFAQNLNVAFLVALAFAVAASGNLPAILYSLFWKRFNTSGAVWAIYGGLLSAVLLVFFSPVVSGAATSMFPEQDWQWFPLSNPGILSIPFGFLCGWLGTVLSKERDEEKYAELEVRALTGAGAH, encoded by the coding sequence ATGAACACGGTCCTCGCGGCTGAGGCGGGCGACACCACCGCCCGCAACCTCACCATCACGCTGTTCCTGGTCTTCGTGGCGGTGACCCTGGCCATCACCATCTGGGCCAGCCGGCAGACCAAGACCGCCACCGACTTCTACGCCGGCGGCCGGTCCTTCTCCGGCTTCCAGAACGGCATGGCGATCGGCGGCGACTACATGTCGGCCGCCTCGTTCCTCGGCATCGCCGGCATCATCGCCCTCTACGGCTACGACGGCTTCCTCTATTCCATCGGCTTCCTGGTCGCCTGGCTGGTGGCCCTGCTGCTGGTCGCGGAGCTGCTGCGGAACTCGGGCCGCTACACGATGGCCGACGTGCTGGCCTTCCGGATGCGCCAGCGCCCGGTCCGGACCGCCGCGGCGGTCTCCACCATCACCGTGTCGGTCTTCTACCTGCTGGCCCAGATGGTGGGCGCCGGCGCGCTGGTGGCGCTGCTGCTCGGCATCAAGCCGGGTACCACCTTCCTCGGCATGGACGCGGACACCGCCAAGGTCGCCACCATCATCATGGTCGGCGCCCTGATGATCATCTACGTCACGGTGGGCGGCATGAAGGGCACCACCTACGTGCAGATCGTCAAGGCGTTCCTGCTGATGGGCGGCGCGCTGGTGATGACCCTGCTGGTGCTGGCGAAGTACAAGTTCAACCTGTCGTCGCTGCTCGGCGACGCCGCCTCGGCCTCCGGCAAGGGCAGCGCGTTCCTCGAACCCGGGCTGCGCTACGGCGTCGAGGTCGCGGGCAACCCGACGCAGACGTTCTACAACAAGATGGACCTGCTCTCGCTCGGCATCGCGCTGGTGCTCGGCACGGCCGGCCTGCCGCACATCCTGATCCGCTTCTACACCGTCCCGACGGCCAAGGCGGCCCGCAAGAGCGTGCTCTGGGCGATCGGCATCATCGGCACCTTCTACCTGCTGACCCTGGCGCTCGGCTTCGGCGCGGCGGCGCTGGTCGGCAGCGAGGCGATCACCGCCCAGGACAAGGCCGGCAACACGGCGGCCCCGCAGCTCGCCGAGGCGCTCGGCGTCGACTTCCTCGGCGGCGACCTGGGCGGGGCGACCCTGCTCGCGATCATCGCGGCGGTCGCCTTCGCCACGATCCTGGCCGTGGTGGCCGGCCTGACCCTGGCGTCGTCGTCCAGCCTCGCGCACGACTTCTACGCCAACGTGATCAAGAACGGGAGCGCGTCCGAGCGGCAGGAGGTGCGGGTCGCCCGGGTCTCCGCCCTGGTGATCGGCGCGATCTCGATCGTACTGTCGATCTTCGCGCAGAACCTGAACGTGGCCTTCCTGGTGGCGCTGGCCTTCGCGGTGGCCGCCTCGGGCAACCTGCCGGCGATCCTCTACAGCCTGTTCTGGAAGCGGTTCAACACCTCGGGCGCGGTCTGGGCCATCTACGGCGGCCTGCTCTCCGCCGTGCTGCTGGTGTTCTTCTCGCCAGTGGTCTCCGGGGCCGCGACGTCCATGTTCCCCGAGCAGGACTGGCAGTGGTTCCCGCTGTCCAACCCGGGCATCCTCTCCATCCCGTTCGGCTTCCTCTGCGGCTGGCTCGGCACCGTGCTGTCGAAGGAGCGGGACGAGGAGAAGTACGCCGAGCTGGAGGTGCGCGCGCTCACCGGCGCCGGCGCCCACTGA
- a CDS encoding LCP family protein — translation MSATTPAGVPLPYLHRSAGRASVPGSGRDATGRARSAETRWYPPADEPRAGGPGGPSGPDGPGRFGGPGGPDRPGRGGARPRWGRIGLVAGVAVLVLALLGGAGAWFYARSLNDDLARTDPFSEITGGRPAKAVDGALNILLVGSDSRDPDAPVDQSSKWRADTIIVMHIPSDHQRAYLVSIPRDLYVPIPESANAECGSGQRGKINGAFAFGGLPLAVRTVECFTDVRLDHVMAIDFAGFKQVTDALGGVDLKVERTITSIHKPYRTFTKGTNHMNGAEALDWIRQRKQFPDGDFARMRHQQEFLRALMDKAASTGTLTNPKKLNDFLKSVTAAVTVDQGFSLVDMAVQFRNLRGENLTFVTSPHVGSQTINGESVVVSDKEKALAMYKAMSADTMTAWVEANQKADGGKGN, via the coding sequence ATGTCAGCGACCACGCCCGCCGGTGTTCCGCTCCCGTACCTGCACCGCAGCGCCGGGCGCGCGTCGGTGCCCGGCTCCGGCCGGGACGCCACCGGCCGCGCCCGGTCGGCCGAGACCCGCTGGTACCCGCCGGCCGACGAGCCCCGGGCCGGCGGGCCGGGTGGCCCGTCGGGGCCGGACGGTCCCGGTCGGTTCGGCGGCCCCGGCGGTCCCGACCGCCCGGGGCGGGGCGGCGCACGGCCCCGGTGGGGCCGGATCGGCCTGGTGGCCGGCGTGGCCGTGCTGGTGCTCGCGCTGCTCGGCGGGGCCGGCGCCTGGTTCTACGCCCGGAGCCTCAACGACGACCTGGCCCGCACCGACCCGTTCTCGGAGATCACCGGGGGGCGGCCCGCCAAGGCGGTGGACGGCGCGCTGAACATCCTGCTCGTCGGCAGCGACTCGCGGGACCCGGACGCCCCGGTGGACCAGTCCAGCAAGTGGCGGGCCGACACGATCATCGTGATGCACATCCCGTCCGACCATCAGCGGGCCTACCTGGTCTCCATCCCCCGCGACCTCTACGTGCCGATCCCCGAGAGCGCCAACGCGGAGTGCGGGTCCGGCCAGCGCGGCAAGATCAATGGCGCGTTCGCGTTCGGCGGGCTGCCGCTGGCCGTACGGACGGTGGAGTGCTTCACCGACGTGCGGCTCGACCACGTGATGGCCATCGACTTCGCCGGCTTCAAGCAGGTCACCGACGCCCTCGGCGGCGTCGACCTGAAGGTCGAGCGGACGATCACCTCGATCCACAAGCCGTACCGGACGTTCACCAAGGGCACCAACCACATGAACGGCGCCGAGGCCCTGGACTGGATCCGGCAGCGCAAGCAGTTCCCGGACGGCGACTTCGCCCGGATGCGCCACCAGCAGGAGTTCCTGCGCGCCCTGATGGACAAGGCGGCGAGCACCGGCACGCTCACCAATCCGAAGAAGCTCAACGACTTCCTCAAGTCGGTCACCGCCGCGGTCACCGTCGACCAGGGTTTCTCGCTGGTCGACATGGCGGTGCAGTTCCGCAACCTGCGGGGCGAGAACCTCACCTTCGTCACCAGCCCGCACGTCGGCAGCCAGACCATCAACGGGGAATCGGTGGTGGTCTCCGACAAGGAGAAGGCGCTGGCGATGTACAAGGCGATGTCCGCCGACACCATGACCGCGTGGGTCGAGGCCAACCAGAAGGCCGACGGCGGCAAGGGAAATTGA
- a CDS encoding UDP-glucuronic acid decarboxylase family protein gives MNVAARFGPGHRILVTGGAGFVPSHLVDALIARGCTVVALDNFVTGSKENVAHLVDESRFTLVEADISDGLPTHHPALAERFDAILHMASPASPTDFEKLPVEILRVGSVGTLHLLDRAVADGARFLMASTSEAYGDPKEHPQRETYWGNVNPIGIRSVYDEAKRFSEAATMAYHRSRGLDAAIVRIFNTYGPRMRPDDGRAIPTFISQALRGEPITVHGTGNQTRSICYVADLVRGILLLLDSRETGPINCGTEHEMSMRELAETIVSLCGSSSEVTYITRSADDPEMRRPDLTLARELLGYEPTVAPEDGLRRTIEYFRERLG, from the coding sequence ATGAACGTTGCTGCGCGCTTCGGCCCCGGTCACCGCATCCTCGTCACCGGCGGCGCCGGTTTCGTACCGTCACACCTGGTGGACGCGCTGATCGCCCGCGGCTGCACGGTGGTCGCGCTGGACAACTTCGTCACCGGGTCGAAGGAGAACGTCGCCCACCTGGTGGACGAGTCGAGGTTCACGCTTGTCGAGGCCGACATCTCCGACGGGCTGCCGACCCACCACCCGGCCCTGGCCGAGCGGTTCGACGCCATCCTGCACATGGCCTCCCCGGCCAGCCCGACGGACTTCGAGAAGCTGCCGGTGGAGATCCTCCGGGTCGGCTCGGTGGGCACCCTGCACCTGCTGGACCGCGCGGTCGCCGACGGCGCCCGGTTCCTGATGGCGTCGACCTCCGAGGCGTACGGGGACCCGAAGGAGCACCCGCAGCGCGAGACGTACTGGGGCAACGTCAACCCGATCGGCATCCGCAGCGTCTACGACGAGGCCAAGCGCTTCTCCGAGGCCGCCACGATGGCCTACCACCGCAGCCGAGGGCTGGACGCCGCGATCGTGCGGATCTTCAACACGTACGGCCCGCGGATGCGGCCGGACGACGGCCGCGCCATCCCGACGTTCATCTCCCAGGCGCTGCGCGGCGAGCCGATCACCGTGCACGGCACCGGCAACCAGACCCGCTCGATCTGCTACGTGGCCGACCTCGTGCGCGGCATCCTGCTGCTGCTCGACTCCCGCGAGACGGGGCCGATCAACTGCGGCACCGAGCACGAGATGAGCATGCGGGAACTCGCCGAGACGATCGTGTCGCTCTGCGGCAGCAGCTCCGAGGTGACCTACATCACCCGCAGCGCCGACGACCCCGAGATGCGCCGCCCCGACCTGACCCTCGCCCGCGAACTGCTCGGCTACGAGCCGACCGTCGCGCCCGAAGACGGTCTCCGGCGCACGATCGAGTACTTCCGCGAGCGGCTAGGGTAA
- a CDS encoding ABC transporter permease, which produces MAVSVSDPAGAVRRVSPWHFVRLKLRVMGNNFRGQGWRVALFVAGVVGGLWFAGTGFFLFAAPGLADEGRYALMVAAFGGGLTVLGWLLLPLVFFGVDETLDPARFALLPLSRRTLVTGLFAAALVSVPTIAVLLALCGLVVTAGALGGWLAAVVAALGVAAGLLLCVAAARAVTSAFATALRSRRVRDLAAVLLAVLAALIGPLQLLGVAALADTDWDRLDGVAEVVGWTPFGAPWTAGIDVAEGRPWAAPVKLLITAATIVALLAWWSRSLESAMVGAASAGPASAQRGVTGGAVAQLFPRAVGWAPRDRFGALVAREARYWWRDARRRANLITVAVVGLFVPVMVNLGGSGFTVDSAEGFTASPDSSPLLSSLSMLFVGLLAAVTLANQFGFDGSAYAANVVAGVPGQQELRARMAAFSIYVLPMLAVISVVVAVVIGEPGRIGLMAGTLTATYGAGLAVNCFVSVLGAYSLPETSNPFALNSGAGIAKSFLTLLAMLATAVAAVPMVVAAALLGDVWLWLALPLGAAYGLGAALLGAYLAGDVLDRRMPELLATVTPRR; this is translated from the coding sequence GTGGCTGTCTCGGTGAGCGACCCGGCCGGGGCCGTCCGGCGGGTCTCCCCCTGGCACTTCGTCCGCCTCAAGCTGCGGGTGATGGGCAACAACTTCCGGGGCCAGGGCTGGCGGGTCGCGCTCTTCGTGGCCGGCGTGGTGGGCGGGCTCTGGTTCGCCGGCACCGGCTTCTTCCTCTTCGCCGCGCCCGGCCTGGCCGACGAGGGGCGCTACGCGCTGATGGTCGCCGCGTTCGGCGGGGGCCTGACGGTGCTCGGTTGGCTGCTGCTGCCGCTGGTCTTCTTCGGGGTGGACGAGACGCTGGACCCGGCCCGGTTCGCGCTGCTGCCGCTGTCCCGCCGCACGCTCGTCACCGGGCTCTTCGCCGCCGCCCTCGTCAGCGTCCCCACGATCGCGGTGCTGCTGGCCCTGTGCGGGCTGGTGGTCACCGCCGGGGCGCTCGGCGGCTGGCTCGCCGCCGTGGTCGCCGCGCTCGGCGTGGCCGCCGGGCTGTTGCTCTGCGTCGCCGCGGCCCGGGCGGTCACCAGCGCGTTCGCCACCGCGCTGCGCTCGCGCCGGGTCCGCGATCTCGCCGCCGTGCTGCTCGCCGTGCTCGCCGCGTTGATCGGGCCGTTGCAGCTGCTGGGCGTCGCCGCGCTCGCCGACACCGACTGGGACCGGCTCGACGGCGTGGCCGAGGTGGTCGGCTGGACCCCGTTCGGCGCGCCCTGGACCGCCGGCATCGACGTGGCCGAGGGCCGCCCCTGGGCGGCGCCGGTGAAGCTGCTGATCACGGCGGCGACGATCGTCGCGTTGCTGGCCTGGTGGTCCCGCTCGCTGGAGTCGGCGATGGTGGGCGCGGCCAGCGCCGGCCCGGCCAGCGCCCAGCGCGGCGTGACCGGCGGGGCGGTCGCCCAGCTCTTCCCGAGGGCGGTCGGTTGGGCCCCGCGCGACCGGTTCGGCGCCCTCGTCGCCCGCGAGGCCCGCTACTGGTGGCGGGACGCCCGCCGCCGGGCCAACCTGATCACCGTCGCCGTCGTCGGCCTCTTCGTGCCGGTCATGGTCAACCTGGGTGGCTCGGGCTTCACCGTCGACAGCGCGGAGGGCTTCACGGCCAGTCCCGACTCGTCGCCGCTGCTGTCGAGCCTGTCGATGCTCTTCGTCGGGCTGCTCGCCGCCGTCACCCTCGCCAACCAGTTCGGCTTCGACGGCAGCGCGTACGCGGCGAACGTGGTGGCGGGTGTCCCCGGCCAGCAGGAGCTGCGCGCCCGGATGGCCGCGTTCTCGATCTACGTGCTGCCGATGCTGGCGGTGATCTCCGTGGTCGTCGCGGTGGTAATCGGCGAGCCAGGTCGGATCGGGCTGATGGCGGGCACGCTGACCGCCACCTACGGCGCGGGGCTGGCGGTGAACTGCTTCGTGTCGGTGCTCGGGGCGTACTCGCTGCCGGAGACGAGCAACCCGTTCGCCCTGAACAGCGGCGCCGGGATCGCGAAGAGCTTCCTCACCCTGCTGGCGATGCTCGCCACGGCGGTGGCGGCGGTGCCGATGGTGGTGGCCGCCGCGCTGCTCGGCGACGTCTGGCTGTGGCTGGCCCTGCCGCTCGGCGCGGCGTACGGGCTGGGCGCGGCGCTGCTCGGCGCGTACCTGGCCGGCGACGTGCTGGACCGCCGCATGCCAGAGCTGCTCGCCACGGTGACTCCGCGCCGCTGA
- a CDS encoding DUF397 domain-containing protein: MTAAEPHWRTSTRSGDTGGNCVEVADNLPGAVLVRDSKDRSGPTLAFRPDAWRSFVGVLRSTRAG; encoded by the coding sequence ATGACCGCTGCCGAGCCCCACTGGCGAACGTCGACCCGCTCCGGCGACACCGGCGGCAACTGCGTGGAGGTGGCCGACAACCTTCCCGGTGCGGTGCTGGTGCGCGACAGCAAGGACCGCTCCGGCCCGACCCTCGCGTTCCGCCCCGACGCCTGGCGGTCGTTCGTGGGGGTGCTCCGGTCGACCCGGGCCGGCTGA
- a CDS encoding SigE family RNA polymerase sigma factor, whose translation MMVRQHDPGDIREGLSPTATGAVGDSFEEFYAANFQALTLQLYAYTADVGQAQDAVQEAFSRAWARWDRLVRYERPAAWVRAVAMNVVRNRWRRLRAARAHARYRQEQTVEGPGPDRVALAHALAGLPETQRRAVVLFHVADLSIADIAEQEGVAPGTVKSWLHRGRAALAAELSEPRTEDPHV comes from the coding sequence GTGATGGTGCGACAGCACGACCCCGGCGACATCCGGGAAGGGCTGTCTCCCACGGCCACGGGGGCCGTGGGAGACAGCTTCGAGGAGTTCTACGCGGCCAACTTCCAGGCGCTGACGCTCCAGTTGTACGCGTACACGGCCGACGTGGGCCAGGCGCAGGACGCGGTGCAGGAGGCGTTCAGCCGGGCCTGGGCCCGCTGGGACCGGCTGGTCCGTTACGAGCGGCCGGCGGCGTGGGTGCGCGCCGTCGCCATGAACGTGGTGCGCAACCGCTGGCGTCGGCTCCGCGCCGCCCGCGCCCATGCGCGGTACCGCCAGGAGCAGACGGTCGAGGGGCCGGGACCGGACCGCGTCGCGCTGGCCCACGCCCTGGCCGGACTGCCCGAGACCCAGCGCCGGGCGGTCGTGCTGTTCCACGTGGCGGACCTCAGCATCGCCGACATCGCCGAGCAGGAGGGCGTCGCCCCGGGGACGGTGAAGTCCTGGCTGCACCGGGGCCGGGCCGCGCTCGCCGCCGAACTCTCCGAGCCGAGGACGGAGGATCCCCATGTCTGA
- a CDS encoding SRPBCC family protein, translating into MPVVEAVATVPVPPELAFAVSQTTAPVRYRWDPFVRKQHFTDGATRPGKGVRTFTRSRHGLVMVSEYVSWAPPSHVGMKMVRGPWFFEMFAGGWRFAPAPEPGSTVATWRYSFRCRPAFLRPVAERIGGWLLRRDIRRRIAGYAAGCADPEVLAAARRSLAADDD; encoded by the coding sequence ATGCCCGTCGTCGAGGCGGTGGCGACCGTGCCGGTGCCACCCGAGCTGGCCTTCGCCGTCTCCCAGACCACCGCGCCGGTGCGCTACCGCTGGGATCCGTTCGTGCGGAAGCAGCACTTCACCGACGGGGCGACCCGGCCCGGCAAGGGGGTGCGCACCTTCACCCGGTCGCGGCACGGGCTGGTCATGGTCAGCGAGTACGTGTCGTGGGCGCCGCCGAGCCACGTCGGCATGAAGATGGTGCGCGGGCCGTGGTTCTTCGAGATGTTCGCGGGCGGCTGGCGGTTCGCGCCCGCCCCGGAGCCCGGCTCCACCGTCGCCACCTGGCGATACAGCTTCCGCTGCCGGCCGGCGTTCCTCCGCCCGGTGGCGGAGCGGATCGGCGGGTGGCTGCTGCGCCGCGACATCCGCCGCCGCATCGCCGGCTACGCCGCCGGCTGCGCGGACCCGGAGGTGCTGGCCGCCGCCCGCCGGTCACTGGCCGCCGACGACGACTGA
- a CDS encoding LCP family protein, whose translation MPVQTSRRPPALESTRGPARVAPTIPTQPGKGGKTGGGPAKKRPRRKDPLWARLTLVFGAVLMMLAGVAIVGSKALISEATGNIAQRNLLGDAGKSDAEGGATLDGPIDMLLLGVDARERWAADDVRADSIIVLHIPATHDQAYLISIPRDTAAEIPGHGTDKINAAFQFGARNGGGWEGGAQLMAKTIKKMTGVSFDGAAIINFGGFKNVIDTLGTVRICVKQEVKSIHMSYVDGKPMWNADAKKTGKKMTPVVHKKGCREMEGWAALDYSRQRKSLKNGDYDRQQNQQQLIKAMAKKATQDGTLTNPLKLNQLIKAAGKAFILDTGGVPIADFIFTMRGVTGNDLVMLKTNGGTFHGDGVRETLSPQTMEMFQAVKRDKLAEFVFANPGVISSRE comes from the coding sequence ATGCCGGTTCAGACCAGCCGTCGCCCTCCGGCGCTGGAGTCCACCCGCGGCCCCGCACGGGTCGCACCGACGATCCCGACCCAGCCGGGGAAGGGCGGAAAGACGGGCGGCGGGCCCGCGAAGAAGCGGCCGCGCCGCAAGGACCCGCTCTGGGCCCGGCTCACCCTGGTCTTCGGCGCCGTGCTGATGATGCTCGCGGGCGTCGCCATCGTCGGCAGCAAGGCGTTGATCAGCGAGGCCACCGGCAACATCGCCCAGCGCAACCTGCTCGGCGACGCGGGCAAGTCGGATGCCGAGGGCGGCGCCACGCTGGACGGCCCGATCGACATGCTGCTGCTCGGCGTGGACGCCCGGGAGCGGTGGGCGGCCGACGACGTCCGGGCGGACAGCATCATCGTGCTGCACATCCCGGCCACGCACGACCAGGCCTACCTGATCTCGATCCCCAGAGACACCGCGGCGGAGATCCCGGGCCACGGGACCGACAAGATCAACGCCGCGTTCCAGTTCGGCGCCCGGAACGGGGGCGGCTGGGAGGGCGGCGCGCAGCTGATGGCCAAGACGATCAAGAAGATGACCGGCGTCAGCTTCGACGGCGCCGCGATCATCAACTTCGGCGGCTTCAAGAACGTCATCGACACCCTCGGCACGGTGCGCATCTGCGTCAAGCAGGAGGTCAAGTCGATCCACATGTCGTACGTCGACGGCAAGCCGATGTGGAACGCGGACGCCAAGAAGACCGGCAAGAAGATGACGCCCGTCGTGCACAAGAAGGGCTGCCGGGAGATGGAGGGCTGGGCGGCGCTGGACTACTCCCGGCAGCGCAAGTCCCTCAAGAACGGCGACTACGACCGGCAGCAGAACCAGCAGCAATTGATCAAGGCGATGGCCAAGAAGGCCACCCAGGACGGCACGCTGACCAACCCGCTCAAACTCAACCAGTTGATCAAGGCGGCCGGCAAGGCGTTCATCCTCGACACCGGCGGCGTGCCGATCGCCGACTTCATCTTCACGATGCGCGGCGTCACCGGCAACGACCTGGTCATGCTCAAGACCAACGGCGGCACCTTCCACGGCGACGGCGTCCGGGAGACGCTGAGCCCGCAGACGATGGAGATGTTCCAGGCGGTCAAGCGGGACAAACTGGCCGAATTCGTCTTCGCCAACCCCGGAGTGATCTCCAGCCGGGAATAG
- a CDS encoding helix-turn-helix domain-containing protein: protein MNFDMWIRALKAARAGADVSQEGLAALVRWSPSLIAAIETGRRRPTMEFAVAADEALHTGGLLAELLKAADRERGPSWFAPWRGYEQEATRLRAFEPCLVPGLLQTEEYAQAVISAGGLHPPAAVDELVAIRLERQELLRQATPPQTVFLLDETAVRRPVGGPAVLDAQIGRLLEAAELPNVRLHVVPLSVGEHVGLTGGFVLAELADGERAVYLENAARGHVVNDPETVGLIDRKWDSVLGEALSTTASLDLIRKLKVTS from the coding sequence ATGAACTTCGACATGTGGATCCGGGCGCTCAAGGCGGCCCGGGCCGGCGCCGACGTCTCCCAGGAGGGCCTGGCCGCGCTGGTCAGGTGGAGCCCGTCGCTGATCGCCGCCATCGAGACCGGCCGCCGTCGGCCCACGATGGAGTTCGCCGTCGCCGCCGACGAGGCGCTGCACACCGGCGGCCTCCTCGCCGAGCTGCTCAAGGCGGCCGACCGCGAGCGCGGCCCCTCCTGGTTCGCGCCCTGGCGGGGCTACGAGCAGGAGGCGACCCGGCTGCGGGCCTTCGAGCCCTGCCTGGTGCCGGGGCTGCTCCAGACCGAGGAGTACGCGCAGGCGGTCATCTCGGCCGGTGGCCTGCATCCGCCCGCGGCCGTGGACGAACTGGTCGCGATCCGGCTGGAACGCCAGGAGTTGCTGCGCCAGGCGACTCCACCGCAGACCGTCTTCCTGCTGGACGAGACGGCGGTGCGCCGCCCGGTCGGCGGCCCGGCCGTGCTCGACGCGCAGATCGGGCGGCTCCTGGAGGCCGCCGAGCTGCCGAACGTCCGGCTGCACGTCGTGCCGCTCAGCGTCGGCGAGCACGTCGGCCTCACCGGCGGCTTCGTGCTGGCCGAGTTGGCGGACGGCGAGCGAGCGGTCTACCTGGAGAACGCCGCCCGGGGACACGTCGTGAACGACCCCGAGACGGTCGGCCTCATCGACCGGAAGTGGGATAGCGTGCTCGGCGAAGCGCTGTCCACGACCGCCTCGCTGGATCTGATCCGAAAGCTGAAGGTGACGTCATGA
- a CDS encoding DUF485 domain-containing protein, whose product MSTDTPASAPSASAADRYLAVQRSDEFAGLRRALRGFVFPMTVAFFLWYALYVILSAYARDFMGTKLFGSNINVALVFGLLQFVSTFVIAWLYARYADRKIDPVADRIRAEIGEVKHEHGPRG is encoded by the coding sequence ATGTCCACGGACACACCCGCGTCCGCGCCCTCCGCCTCGGCGGCGGACCGGTACCTCGCCGTACAACGCTCGGACGAGTTCGCCGGGTTGCGTCGCGCGCTACGCGGCTTCGTCTTCCCGATGACCGTCGCGTTCTTCCTGTGGTACGCGCTCTACGTGATCCTGTCCGCGTACGCGCGGGACTTCATGGGCACGAAGCTCTTCGGCAGCAACATCAACGTCGCCCTCGTCTTCGGCCTGCTCCAGTTCGTCTCCACCTTCGTCATCGCCTGGCTCTACGCCCGGTACGCCGACCGGAAGATCGACCCGGTCGCCGACCGGATCCGCGCCGAGATCGGGGAGGTGAAGCATGAACACGGTCCTCGCGGCTGA